A genomic stretch from Desulfotignum balticum DSM 7044 includes:
- the sppA gene encoding signal peptide peptidase SppA — MFSRRHPILFFLLILTACATVLCVGGMLVVFSVSRMVFSTAGTFHEPKGNIGIVEVTGPILSSRQVIENIKIFRDDDDIKAIVVRVDSPGGGVGPSQEIFRELMKTRPVKTVVASMGSVAASGGYYIAAGAQAIVANPGTITGSIGVIMEHVNLTELVQKIGISPRVIKSGEFKDLGSPFRELGDNERQLLQELVNELHQQFVSDAARARNIEKQIMGEIADGRIYTGQTALDLNLIDRLGNLDDAVVWAAELAEMDQEPVPVYPKDNPISVLRKMTQTLFKDLNISGTITDNLRYIIH, encoded by the coding sequence ATGTTTTCACGACGTCATCCCATCCTGTTTTTCCTGCTGATTCTAACCGCTTGTGCCACAGTTCTGTGCGTGGGCGGAATGCTGGTGGTTTTTTCCGTTTCCCGCATGGTGTTCTCCACTGCCGGTACGTTTCATGAACCCAAAGGCAATATCGGTATCGTTGAAGTGACCGGTCCGATTCTATCTTCCAGGCAGGTGATTGAAAATATCAAGATATTCCGGGATGATGATGACATCAAAGCCATTGTTGTCCGGGTGGACAGCCCCGGCGGAGGGGTGGGACCTTCCCAGGAGATTTTCAGGGAACTGATGAAAACCCGGCCGGTGAAAACCGTGGTCGCTTCCATGGGATCTGTGGCAGCGTCCGGCGGATATTATATCGCTGCCGGGGCTCAGGCCATTGTGGCCAATCCGGGAACCATTACCGGCAGCATCGGCGTGATCATGGAACATGTCAATCTGACGGAACTGGTGCAAAAAATCGGGATTTCGCCTCGGGTCATCAAAAGCGGTGAATTCAAGGACCTGGGCTCCCCGTTTCGGGAACTGGGAGACAACGAGCGGCAATTGCTTCAGGAGCTGGTGAATGAGCTTCACCAGCAGTTTGTATCGGATGCGGCCCGGGCCCGGAATATTGAAAAACAAATAATGGGTGAAATTGCAGACGGGCGGATTTATACCGGGCAGACGGCCCTGGACCTGAATCTGATTGACCGCCTGGGAAATCTGGACGATGCGGTGGTCTGGGCCGCAGAACTGGCAGAAATGGATCAGGAGCCGGTTCCGGTGTATCCGAAAGACAATCCCATATCGGTGCTGCGAAAAATGACCCAGACCTTATTCAAAGATCTCAATATCTCCGGCACCATAACGGATAATCTCCGGTACATCATCCATTAA
- a CDS encoding 30S ribosomal protein S1 produces MNNIAEENENQEMNTEELETQNVDVEARDTELDTEEESNAIEEVNALSPETEITGEETMEELLGIYESSLKKFEEGQVVIGTVISVGRDMVLVDVGYKSEGRISIQEFIDEQGNVNVKVGDQFEVMIEVWDEEEETVLLSRDKAKKVKVWDAIKDIYDADGTIEGVITNRVKGGFSVDIGLQAFLPGSQADLRPIRNMDEMVNKTYEFKILKYNKRRNNIVLSRRVLLEAEREKLRAATLEAIENDKVMEGIVKNITEYGIFVDLGGVDGLLHITDISWGRVKHPSELYSVGDKITVKILSYDFEKERVSLGMKQLTPDPWTTAVDKYPIGSKIMGKVVSLTDYGAFIELEEGVEGLIHVSEMSWTRKIRHPSQMVTVGEEIEAVVLDLKPDNRRISLGIKQTQENPWEVISQKYPVGTIIEGKIKNITEFGLFIGIDDDIDGLVHISDISWTKRIKHPSEVYKKGDTIQAVVLDIDKANERFSLGIKQTQSDPWETVAQRYEVGKEISGVITNLTDFGVFVELEEGIEGLVHVSEISKENVKSPKDHYQVGDSITAKVMNINSDERRIGLSIKRLEDDDDDRYLEEFAKNMRPATSSFGEILRNNIQEQIEANKTQENKKDK; encoded by the coding sequence ATGAACAACATTGCTGAAGAGAACGAAAACCAGGAAATGAATACTGAAGAGTTAGAGACACAAAACGTGGACGTCGAGGCCCGGGACACTGAATTGGATACTGAAGAAGAATCCAATGCAATTGAAGAAGTGAATGCCCTGTCACCGGAAACGGAAATCACCGGTGAAGAAACCATGGAAGAATTACTGGGCATTTATGAATCCAGCCTCAAAAAATTTGAGGAAGGGCAGGTTGTCATCGGCACTGTCATCTCCGTGGGCCGTGATATGGTTCTGGTGGATGTGGGATATAAATCAGAAGGCCGGATCTCTATTCAGGAATTCATTGATGAGCAAGGCAATGTCAATGTCAAGGTGGGTGATCAGTTCGAGGTCATGATCGAAGTATGGGACGAAGAAGAGGAAACCGTGCTTCTGTCTCGTGACAAGGCCAAAAAAGTCAAGGTGTGGGATGCCATTAAAGATATCTATGATGCAGACGGCACCATCGAAGGCGTTATCACCAACCGGGTCAAAGGCGGATTTTCCGTGGATATCGGCCTTCAGGCGTTTCTGCCCGGATCCCAGGCCGATCTGCGTCCCATCCGCAACATGGATGAAATGGTTAACAAAACCTATGAATTCAAGATTCTTAAGTACAATAAGCGACGCAACAATATTGTTCTGTCCCGGCGGGTACTGCTGGAAGCGGAACGGGAAAAACTGCGGGCCGCTACCCTGGAAGCCATTGAAAACGACAAGGTGATGGAAGGGATCGTCAAAAACATCACGGAATACGGCATCTTTGTGGATCTCGGCGGTGTGGACGGATTGCTGCACATCACCGATATCTCCTGGGGCCGTGTGAAACATCCGTCTGAACTTTATTCGGTGGGTGATAAAATCACGGTCAAGATTCTGTCCTATGATTTTGAAAAAGAGCGTGTATCTTTGGGCATGAAACAGCTGACACCCGATCCCTGGACCACGGCGGTGGACAAATATCCCATTGGTTCAAAAATTATGGGAAAAGTGGTCAGCCTGACCGATTATGGTGCATTTATTGAGCTGGAAGAAGGGGTTGAAGGACTGATCCATGTGAGTGAAATGTCCTGGACCCGGAAAATCCGGCATCCATCCCAGATGGTCACTGTGGGAGAGGAAATCGAGGCCGTGGTTCTGGATCTCAAACCGGATAACCGGCGGATTTCTCTGGGCATCAAGCAGACCCAGGAAAATCCCTGGGAAGTGATTTCCCAGAAATATCCCGTGGGCACCATCATTGAAGGAAAGATCAAAAATATCACTGAATTCGGCCTGTTCATCGGTATTGACGATGATATTGACGGGCTGGTGCATATTTCTGATATTTCATGGACCAAACGGATCAAGCATCCGTCTGAAGTCTATAAAAAAGGGGATACGATTCAGGCGGTGGTTCTGGATATCGACAAAGCCAATGAACGGTTTTCTTTAGGGATCAAACAGACCCAGTCCGATCCCTGGGAAACGGTTGCCCAGCGCTATGAAGTGGGCAAGGAGATTTCCGGTGTCATCACCAATCTAACGGATTTCGGCGTGTTTGTGGAACTGGAAGAAGGCATTGAAGGACTTGTGCATGTGTCTGAAATCAGTAAAGAAAATGTTAAAAGCCCCAAAGACCACTACCAGGTGGGAGACAGCATCACCGCCAAGGTCATGAATATCAATTCAGATGAACGCCGCATCGGGCTTTCCATCAAACGCCTGGAAGATGACGATGATGACAGATATCTGGAGGAATTTGCCAAGAACATGCGGCCGGCAACCTCTTCTTTTGGAGAGATTCTGCGCAATAACATCCAGGAGCAGATTGAAGCCAACAAAACCCAGGAAAACAAGAAAGATAAGTAA
- the cmk gene encoding (d)CMP kinase — MTFRIITIDGPAGSGKTTVSKLLARQLHCVRVDTGALYRAVAFEIHRQHICWENDAALDAFVSGLDLNVVLENEEMRVLSSGNDITPFLRTPEITMLASATSARPAVRSALLDIQRRIARQQDAVFEGRDMGTVVFPDATVKFFLIADLAVRARRRFDEILDPAKDLSRIQADMAARDDQDTRRDQAPLKPAPDAILIDSSRLTASQVVEEMLKHL; from the coding sequence ATGACTTTTCGAATCATCACCATTGACGGCCCGGCCGGATCCGGCAAAACAACGGTCAGTAAACTTCTGGCCCGGCAGCTGCACTGTGTCCGGGTGGATACCGGTGCCCTGTACCGGGCTGTGGCATTTGAAATCCACCGGCAGCACATCTGCTGGGAAAACGATGCAGCACTGGATGCATTTGTATCGGGTCTGGATTTGAATGTGGTACTGGAAAACGAAGAAATGCGGGTGCTGTCTTCAGGTAACGATATCACACCGTTTCTGCGTACACCCGAAATCACCATGCTGGCTTCCGCGACCTCGGCCAGACCGGCGGTCCGGTCCGCGCTTCTGGACATTCAACGCCGGATCGCCCGGCAGCAGGATGCGGTATTTGAAGGCCGGGACATGGGCACGGTGGTGTTTCCCGATGCCACGGTCAAATTTTTTCTGATAGCGGATCTGGCGGTTCGGGCCCGTCGCCGGTTTGATGAAATTTTGGATCCGGCAAAGGATTTATCCCGAATTCAGGCCGACATGGCCGCCCGGGACGATCAGGATACCCGGCGGGACCAGGCACCATTGAAACCCGCGCCGGATGCGATTCTGATCGATTCTTCCCGGCTGACGGCTTCGCAGGTGGTGGAAGAGATGCTCAAACATCTGTAG